Proteins found in one Fulvitalea axinellae genomic segment:
- a CDS encoding MmgE/PrpD family protein — protein sequence MKKHIVKTYPSKANLAKEEQLAWKLARMATDDVEISDEVVDMVINRIIDNASVAVASLNRTPIVNARAQALAHAKPGGATVFGHDTDKPVHAEWAAWANCVAVRELDYHDTFLAADYSHPGDNIPPVLAVAQQTNRDGKALLKGIVAAYEAHVDLVKGICLHEHKIDHVGHLCPAQAIGVATLLGLDTETVYQAIQQALHVSISTRQSRKGEISSWKAYVPGHGAKLAIEAVDRAMRGEKSPSPIYEGEDSVIAWILSGPEAEYTVPLPEQGEEKRAILETYTKEHSAEYQSQALIDLAFRMREQVKDFSQIESILIETSHHTHYVIGTGSNDPQKFDPYATRETLDHSIMYIFAVALEDGFWHHEKSYTPERAQRAETVDLWKKISTVEKPKWTELYHDKDPDKKAFGGRVIITLKDGFVIADELERANAHPAGARPFVRENYIQKFDTLTEGIITKEERDRFINLVERLPELTADEVKQLNVKVAPAYLKSNERKGIFDDNQSGISTGKEKELTAGA from the coding sequence ATGAAGAAACATATTGTAAAGACGTATCCGTCCAAAGCCAATTTGGCAAAGGAGGAGCAGTTGGCTTGGAAGCTGGCCAGAATGGCCACGGATGATGTTGAAATCAGTGACGAAGTGGTGGATATGGTCATCAACCGGATCATCGACAACGCTTCGGTGGCGGTAGCCTCACTTAACCGTACTCCGATCGTAAACGCTCGGGCCCAAGCCTTGGCGCATGCCAAGCCGGGTGGCGCTACGGTTTTCGGTCATGATACCGACAAGCCTGTGCATGCCGAGTGGGCCGCTTGGGCAAACTGCGTGGCGGTGAGGGAGTTGGACTACCACGATACTTTCTTGGCAGCCGACTATTCGCATCCGGGCGACAATATTCCGCCGGTATTGGCTGTGGCCCAACAAACTAACCGTGACGGAAAAGCTCTTTTGAAAGGCATTGTGGCGGCTTACGAAGCACACGTTGATTTGGTGAAAGGTATTTGCTTGCACGAGCATAAGATTGACCACGTTGGGCACCTTTGCCCGGCTCAGGCTATCGGGGTCGCTACGTTGTTAGGACTTGATACCGAGACGGTTTATCAGGCTATTCAGCAGGCTTTGCATGTGTCTATCAGTACGCGTCAGTCGCGTAAGGGCGAGATTTCTAGCTGGAAAGCGTATGTGCCTGGTCATGGCGCCAAACTGGCCATCGAGGCGGTCGACCGCGCGATGAGGGGAGAGAAGAGCCCGTCGCCTATATACGAGGGAGAGGATTCCGTTATCGCTTGGATTCTTAGTGGTCCGGAGGCAGAGTATACCGTGCCGTTGCCTGAACAAGGCGAGGAGAAGCGCGCCATCTTGGAGACTTATACCAAGGAGCACTCTGCTGAGTACCAGTCGCAGGCTTTGATCGACTTGGCTTTCCGTATGCGCGAGCAAGTGAAGGATTTCAGCCAGATCGAGTCTATTTTGATCGAGACTAGCCACCATACGCATTACGTGATCGGAACGGGCTCTAACGACCCGCAGAAGTTCGATCCGTACGCTACTCGCGAGACTCTTGATCATTCGATCATGTATATATTTGCCGTTGCTCTTGAAGATGGGTTCTGGCATCATGAGAAGAGCTACACTCCGGAGCGTGCCCAGCGTGCGGAGACTGTTGATTTGTGGAAGAAGATCTCAACGGTGGAAAAACCGAAGTGGACCGAGCTTTACCACGACAAAGATCCTGACAAGAAAGCCTTTGGCGGACGCGTAATCATCACGTTGAAAGACGGTTTCGTAATCGCCGATGAGCTTGAGCGCGCGAATGCCCACCCGGCCGGTGCCCGTCCGTTCGTAAGGGAAAACTATATTCAGAAGTTCGACACCCTAACCGAAGGAATCATCACCAAAGAGGAGCGCGATCGCTTTATCAACTTGGTTGAGCGCCTTCCGGAACTCACCGCCGACGAGGTAAAACAACTCAACGTTAAGGTGGCCCCAGCTTACTTGAAGTCAAACGAACGTAAAGGTATTTTCGATGATAATCAGTCCGGTATCTCCACAGGAAAAGAGAAAGAACTTACGGCAGGCGCTTAA
- a CDS encoding lysozyme inhibitor LprI family protein, which produces MKRILIFCFLFLLVATFSHAQNRHEKMKAQATKEAQTLRQRLIQEKGYTYPEDTLSVNYKVDMFIVEKTLENHIDADLSTANSINAVYAYEKDLDSLLNKYYRLLYKRLKPEDKQTLKNAQRNWIKFRDSERALVATMSHERYTGGGTIQGQIKAMNFAQITKRRVEQLYGHLSRITF; this is translated from the coding sequence ATGAAAAGAATATTGATTTTTTGCTTTCTTTTTTTGCTCGTAGCCACTTTTTCGCATGCTCAAAACCGGCATGAGAAAATGAAAGCCCAAGCGACAAAGGAAGCCCAAACCCTCCGGCAACGCTTAATCCAGGAAAAAGGCTATACATACCCGGAAGACACTCTGTCAGTAAACTACAAAGTGGATATGTTTATCGTCGAAAAAACACTCGAGAATCACATTGATGCGGACCTCTCCACGGCCAATTCAATAAATGCCGTTTACGCTTATGAAAAGGACCTCGACAGCTTGCTGAACAAGTACTACCGACTTCTGTACAAACGCTTAAAACCTGAAGACAAACAAACGCTAAAGAATGCGCAACGCAATTGGATTAAGTTCCGAGACTCTGAACGAGCCCTTGTCGCCACAATGTCACATGAACGATATACGGGCGGAGGCACAATACAAGGACAAATCAAAGCAATGAACTTCGCCCAAATCACCAAACGAAGAGTGGAACAACTGTATGGCCACCTTTCCAGAATTACGTTCTGA
- the hisA gene encoding 1-(5-phosphoribosyl)-5-[(5-phosphoribosylamino)methylideneamino]imidazole-4-carboxamide isomerase encodes MKIIPAIDLIGGKCVRLTKGDYDTKKEYHSDPLEVAKNFEGAGIERLHLVDLDGAKAGKIINYKVLERIASKTGLKIDFGGGLRTDDDVRIAFESGAGQITGGSIAVKNRPLFESWIAKYGPDKIILGADVIDEKIAVSGWQETSSLDLYEFLESYWETGLREVICTDVSKDGMLQGAATELYKKMMERFPDMRLIASGGVATMDDLHELSEIGCFGAITGKAIYEGRISLREIERFH; translated from the coding sequence ATGAAAATCATTCCAGCCATAGACCTGATCGGAGGCAAGTGCGTCCGGCTGACCAAAGGCGATTACGATACCAAAAAAGAATACCACAGCGATCCGCTGGAGGTGGCCAAAAACTTTGAGGGAGCCGGCATTGAGCGCCTGCATTTGGTGGATTTGGACGGCGCCAAAGCCGGCAAGATCATCAACTACAAGGTATTGGAGCGGATTGCCTCAAAGACCGGCCTGAAGATCGACTTCGGCGGTGGCCTGCGTACCGACGACGATGTACGCATAGCCTTCGAAAGTGGAGCGGGACAGATTACCGGCGGAAGCATCGCCGTGAAAAATCGCCCTTTGTTCGAGTCTTGGATAGCCAAGTACGGCCCGGACAAGATCATTCTCGGAGCCGATGTTATAGATGAGAAAATAGCGGTGAGCGGATGGCAGGAAACCTCGTCATTGGATCTTTACGAATTCCTCGAAAGCTACTGGGAAACCGGTTTGCGGGAAGTGATTTGCACGGACGTTTCCAAAGACGGAATGCTGCAGGGCGCGGCCACCGAATTGTATAAAAAGATGATGGAGCGCTTCCCGGATATGCGATTGATCGCCAGCGGTGGAGTGGCCACTATGGATGATTTGCATGAATTATCCGAAATCGGCTGTTTTGGGGCAATTACGGGCAAGGCCATTTACGAAGGGCGAATAAGCTTGCGAGAAATCGAAAGGTTTCATTAA
- a CDS encoding SRPBCC family protein produces MKVLKKILIALGVILALPFIIAIFVQKSYDVERSIVINRPRTEVFDYIKFLKNQDNYSKWAKMDPDMKKTYKGVDGTEGFVSAWESDNEEVGHGEQEIKKLIAGKRIDFELRFLKPFEATEPAYMITEDHQEGGTTVKWGFHGHMDYPMNLMFLFMDFEKMIADDLDTGLKNLKQILEK; encoded by the coding sequence ATGAAAGTTCTAAAAAAGATTCTTATCGCTTTGGGAGTGATATTGGCTTTGCCGTTTATCATCGCCATTTTCGTTCAAAAGAGTTATGACGTGGAGCGGTCGATTGTGATCAACCGTCCGCGGACTGAGGTGTTTGATTACATCAAATTCCTGAAGAACCAAGACAATTACAGTAAATGGGCGAAAATGGATCCCGATATGAAAAAGACATATAAGGGTGTGGATGGTACTGAGGGCTTTGTGTCGGCGTGGGAAAGTGACAATGAGGAAGTGGGACATGGCGAGCAGGAGATCAAAAAGCTTATAGCGGGCAAACGGATTGATTTTGAGCTTCGGTTTCTGAAACCTTTTGAGGCTACCGAGCCTGCGTATATGATTACGGAAGATCACCAAGAGGGAGGGACTACGGTAAAGTGGGGTTTCCACGGGCATATGGATTACCCGATGAATCTGATGTTCCTTTTTATGGATTTCGAAAAAATGATTGCGGACGATCTAGATACGGGGCTTAAAAACCTGAAACAGATTTTGGAAAAATAA
- the hisH gene encoding imidazole glycerol phosphate synthase subunit HisH, producing the protein MKTAIIKYNAGNVTSVINALERLGVTPILTDEVEEIRSADKIIFPGQGEASTCMTYLKAKGLDQVIRDLKQPFLGVCLGLQLLCKHSEEGDTDCLGVFDVNVRKFPPLDKVPHVGWNKLTDLKSPLFKGLNEPFFYYVHSYYAELGEQTIAQTDYIKTFSAALHKDNFYAVQAHPEKSGKEGELILKNFLEL; encoded by the coding sequence ATGAAAACAGCAATAATTAAATACAACGCCGGCAACGTCACCTCAGTTATCAACGCTTTGGAGCGTTTGGGTGTTACGCCTATTTTGACCGACGAGGTGGAGGAAATCCGGTCGGCCGATAAAATCATCTTTCCCGGACAGGGCGAGGCCAGCACGTGTATGACTTACCTCAAGGCCAAAGGCTTGGACCAAGTTATCCGTGATCTTAAACAACCGTTCTTGGGCGTTTGCCTCGGGCTACAGCTTCTGTGCAAGCATTCCGAAGAAGGCGATACCGACTGCTTGGGCGTTTTTGATGTAAACGTGCGTAAATTTCCGCCACTGGACAAAGTCCCGCATGTAGGTTGGAATAAGTTGACGGATTTGAAAAGCCCGTTGTTCAAAGGCCTTAATGAACCCTTTTTCTACTATGTTCACAGCTATTACGCCGAGCTCGGTGAGCAAACCATAGCCCAAACGGACTATATCAAAACCTTCAGCGCGGCCCTGCACAAAGACAACTTCTATGCGGTACAGGCCCATCCCGAAAAAAGCGGAAAAGAAGGAGAGTTGATTCTCAAGAATTTCTTAGAGTTATAA
- the hisIE gene encoding bifunctional phosphoribosyl-AMP cyclohydrolase/phosphoribosyl-ATP diphosphatase HisIE has protein sequence MTLDFSKGDGLVPAIIQDYATGKVLMLGYMNEEALAVTKEKGLVTFFSRTKNRLWTKGETSENYLKVKDILVDCDQDALLVKAEPMGPTCHTGADTCFKEKNDSRTLFIDHLRAVIKDRKENPNDESYTASLFKKGINKVAQKVGEEAVEIVIEAKDNDYELFRNEAADLLYHYLVLLEAKEISLDEVVEVLEGRHKK, from the coding sequence ATGACTCTCGATTTTTCAAAAGGGGACGGACTCGTACCCGCAATTATACAGGATTACGCCACGGGCAAAGTGCTGATGCTCGGATATATGAATGAGGAGGCTTTGGCCGTAACAAAGGAAAAAGGTTTGGTGACGTTCTTTAGCCGGACCAAAAACCGTCTTTGGACCAAAGGGGAAACATCTGAAAATTACCTGAAGGTAAAAGACATCTTGGTGGATTGCGACCAAGACGCCCTCTTGGTAAAAGCCGAGCCGATGGGCCCGACATGCCACACGGGTGCCGACACTTGCTTCAAGGAAAAGAACGATAGCCGTACGCTGTTTATCGACCACCTGAGGGCGGTGATTAAAGACCGTAAGGAAAACCCGAACGATGAATCCTATACGGCCTCGTTATTCAAGAAAGGCATCAATAAAGTGGCCCAGAAAGTAGGAGAGGAAGCCGTGGAAATAGTTATCGAAGCCAAAGACAACGACTACGAACTTTTCCGTAATGAGGCGGCCGATTTGCTTTACCATTATTTGGTTCTGCTTGAGGCGAAAGAGATCAGTCTTGACGAAGTGGTGGAAGTATTGGAGGGAAGGCATAAAAAATAA
- the hisF gene encoding imidazole glycerol phosphate synthase subunit HisF yields MLTKRIIPCLDIKDGRTVKGTNFVNLRDAGDPVELAKTYVEQGADELVFLDITATVEKRKTLAELVTRIAKTINIPFTVGGGVTSVDDVSAMLYAGADKIAVNSAAVRNPGLVDEIAGQFGSQCLVVAVDTRHTEDGHRVHTHGGRTPTKIDTIEWCNEVARRGAGEILLTSMDHDGTKAGFADELTAEISEQLPIPVIASGGAGTEEHFKTVFEAGKADAALAASIFHFSEIPVPQLKAYLKAEGLPIRVVG; encoded by the coding sequence ATGTTGACAAAAAGAATAATACCCTGTCTGGACATCAAGGACGGCAGGACTGTTAAGGGAACCAACTTCGTAAATCTTCGCGACGCCGGCGATCCAGTGGAGCTGGCCAAAACCTACGTAGAGCAGGGCGCCGACGAACTGGTGTTTCTCGATATCACCGCCACGGTGGAAAAACGTAAAACCTTGGCCGAGCTGGTAACCCGCATTGCCAAAACCATCAATATCCCCTTTACCGTAGGTGGCGGAGTAACCTCCGTAGATGACGTCTCGGCCATGCTCTACGCAGGCGCCGACAAGATAGCCGTAAATTCGGCGGCCGTTCGCAATCCCGGTCTCGTGGATGAAATTGCCGGCCAATTCGGCTCGCAGTGTTTGGTGGTGGCCGTGGATACCCGCCATACCGAAGACGGCCACCGGGTACACACCCACGGCGGTCGTACTCCGACAAAAATAGACACTATAGAGTGGTGCAACGAAGTGGCCAGGCGCGGTGCGGGCGAGATCCTCTTGACATCAATGGACCACGACGGAACCAAAGCCGGCTTCGCCGACGAACTTACCGCCGAAATATCGGAGCAGTTGCCCATTCCAGTAATCGCTTCCGGCGGAGCGGGAACGGAAGAGCATTTCAAAACTGTATTCGAAGCCGGAAAAGCCGACGCCGCTTTGGCCGCAAGTATTTTTCACTTCAGTGAAATACCGGTTCCCCAACTCAAAGCATATCTCAAGGCCGAAGGCCTGCCGATTAGGGTAGTGGGATAG